One genomic segment of Profundibacter amoris includes these proteins:
- a CDS encoding efflux RND transporter periplasmic adaptor subunit translates to MAPALAQQTLPVETVQIQPELGLETLSLTGQIIARDEVGLSFPMGGRIMSILVREGDHVQTGQELARLESVQQEQAMRGAEAALNAAQADLFQAKEEFERQDVFLQRGATTRIRRDEAERRFRIAEASVEQAQADLNRARKAFEDTFLRASADGVITARLADPGEVIAGAHPVLKLALGTAIDAVFDTPEALPTRIPRDLTIPLSLIDNPDVRFQGHIRKVSPLVDPRRGTIEVSVGVDSPPDQVTYGAAVKASIAIPHPNQIIVPYSALSAINSTPAVWVVNPDTMRATLTPIGIARYSDGTIMVSDGLKTGDIVVTSGAQLLYPGRLVRLIGDE, encoded by the coding sequence ATGGCCCCTGCCCTTGCCCAACAGACCTTGCCGGTTGAAACCGTGCAAATCCAGCCGGAGCTGGGGCTGGAAACCCTGTCATTGACGGGCCAGATCATTGCACGGGACGAAGTCGGCCTGTCCTTTCCCATGGGCGGACGGATCATGTCTATTCTGGTGCGCGAAGGCGATCATGTGCAAACCGGTCAGGAACTGGCCCGCCTTGAATCGGTGCAGCAGGAACAGGCCATGCGCGGCGCCGAAGCGGCGTTGAACGCTGCACAGGCCGATCTGTTTCAGGCCAAAGAAGAATTCGAGCGGCAAGATGTGTTCCTGCAACGCGGCGCCACCACCCGCATTCGCCGTGACGAGGCCGAGCGCCGCTTTCGCATCGCCGAGGCCAGCGTCGAGCAGGCACAGGCCGATCTGAACCGCGCCCGCAAAGCCTTTGAGGATACCTTCCTGCGCGCCAGTGCCGACGGGGTCATCACTGCCCGTCTGGCTGATCCGGGCGAAGTGATCGCCGGGGCGCATCCGGTGCTGAAACTGGCCTTGGGAACTGCAATAGATGCGGTTTTCGATACGCCCGAAGCCCTGCCCACCCGCATCCCCAGGGACCTGACCATTCCATTGTCCCTGATAGACAATCCCGACGTGCGTTTTCAGGGGCATATCCGCAAGGTTTCCCCCCTGGTTGATCCGCGTCGCGGCACCATCGAGGTCAGCGTCGGTGTGGACAGCCCCCCCGATCAGGTCACTTACGGCGCGGCTGTAAAGGCCAGCATCGCAATTCCGCATCCTAACCAGATCATCGTCCCCTATAGCGCCTTGTCCGCGATCAACAGCACCCCTGCGGTCTGGGTGGTGAACCCTGACACGATGCGTGCCACCCTGACCCCGATCGGTATCGCCCGTTATTCAGACGGCACGATCATGGTCAGTGACGGCCTGAAAACCGGCGATATTGTCGTCACCAGTGGCGCGCAATTGTTATACCCCGGGCGCCTTGTCCGGCTGATCGGAGACGAGTGA
- a CDS encoding efflux RND transporter periplasmic adaptor subunit, translated as MKIHSLFLIAAMALPMADPVFAQDTLRPVVSEIIGEGPETARDFIGTVSARIEVDLGFPASGTIASRPVSLGDTVKEGDVLAQLDPEALEAGAWAARAGVVIATQGLKSAQDALEREKILVARGVESQTRLEDAQRKFAAAKARLEQANAALIRAEDILDSAVLRAPHDGVITQTLAEAGASVSAGQPVIRLAATNEREVVIDLTESELAILPDKALFDATLLAVSTVHAQIRLRSVDPVADTRTRTRRGHFTLLDAPEEFRIGALVKAKPQLDDIKVMTIPTDAILYEDGKAFVWVISRPEGKAYKTAVTLGHALGERSIVTSGLKIDQEILTKGIHSIKDGQIVGPRVGK; from the coding sequence ATGAAAATACATTCCCTGTTCCTGATTGCCGCAATGGCCTTGCCAATGGCCGATCCTGTTTTCGCACAGGATACGCTTCGTCCGGTGGTTTCCGAGATCATCGGTGAAGGCCCCGAAACGGCGCGTGACTTCATCGGCACCGTTTCAGCCAGAATCGAGGTTGATCTGGGCTTTCCGGCCTCGGGCACCATCGCCAGCCGGCCTGTATCGCTTGGGGATACGGTGAAGGAAGGCGATGTTCTGGCCCAACTTGACCCCGAAGCACTGGAAGCCGGCGCATGGGCGGCGCGTGCGGGTGTGGTGATCGCCACGCAGGGGTTGAAATCGGCGCAGGATGCGCTGGAGCGCGAAAAGATACTGGTTGCACGCGGGGTGGAAAGCCAGACGCGGCTGGAAGATGCCCAACGCAAATTTGCCGCCGCCAAAGCGCGTCTGGAACAGGCCAATGCCGCCCTAATCCGCGCCGAGGATATTCTGGATTCAGCCGTTTTGCGCGCGCCCCATGACGGGGTCATCACGCAGACACTGGCCGAAGCGGGTGCCTCGGTTTCTGCCGGTCAACCGGTGATCCGTCTGGCCGCCACAAACGAGCGCGAAGTGGTGATCGACCTGACAGAATCCGAACTGGCGATTTTACCCGACAAGGCCCTGTTTGACGCCACCCTGTTGGCTGTCAGCACCGTACATGCGCAAATCCGGCTGCGATCCGTTGATCCGGTGGCCGACACCCGCACCCGCACCCGTCGGGGCCATTTCACCCTGCTGGACGCGCCCGAGGAATTTCGTATCGGTGCCCTGGTCAAGGCAAAGCCACAGCTTGACGATATCAAGGTGATGACCATCCCCACCGACGCAATACTGTATGAAGACGGTAAAGCATTCGTTTGGGTCATATCCCGCCCCGAAGGCAAAGCGTATAAAACGGCTGTCACCCTTGGCCATGCCCTTGGCGAACGTAGCATTGTAACGTCAGGCCTGAAGATCGATCAGGAAATCCTGACCAAAGGCATCCACTCAATCAAGGACGGGCAGATCGTTGGCCCGCGCGTAGGCAAATGA
- a CDS encoding efflux RND transporter permease subunit, giving the protein MSERFNLSDWALKHKSFVWYLMIVSMLAGLMAYVTIGREEDPDFTIKTMVITAALPGATVQETLDQVTDRIEKKLLEVDELDFTKSVTWPGVSIVYVNLLPTTRGPQIPPIWQEIRNMMGDIRGEFPPEFAGFKFNDRFGDVYGNIYAFTSDGFTPREVRDMIEDIRREVQQLDDAGDVVIFGDREEAIYLDFSPEKMAALGVNQDQVQATLAAQNAIVPSGVIEAGPERVLVRVSGKFLNAQSLEDVNLRVGDRFFRLTDVATVRRGYKDPATELFRFNGEEAIGLGVGMRKGANILAFGEQLDEVIDRAESNLPIGVEIHKVSDQPKIVDEAVGHFTRALAEAVIIVMAVSVLAVGLRAGLVVALAVPLTLGITFVVLEYTGFTLQRISLGALIIALGLLVDDAMIAVETMIYRLEKGDGRHQAASYAWRTIAFPMLSGTLITVAGFIPIGLNNSNAGEFTFSLFVVIAVSLLVSWFVAVLYSPLLGVTFLPKNLGHKHKGPGIAMRMFQTALRGAMRARWLVLVVILAGFVASVYSLRFVEQQFFPDSDRTELLVNMTLPQNASIEETSAQMKAMEAHLKDHDGVSYWSTYVGRSALRFLLTSEPATPSANFGQIVIQTTGLEARDKLRDELRKVAAEEFPGTDVLVKLLAIGPPVGRPVQYRLSGPDIAKVRDLGRELTAIVASDDRLESIAMDWNAPARVIKVDILQDKARQLNLTARDISIALNTIYNGKGVTNLRDQTYLIDIIARGDRSTSESIDTLFNLQLSTADGGTIPLSSVADFRFETEQPVVIQRNRMPTVTVEAALATKDQPATIVKALKQQIEDFDSALPAGYHVETGGSVEKSAESQGPIAAVAPMMILIIITLVMVQMQSFRLAFIVLSVAPLGLIGVVIALITAKAPMGFVAILGILALSGILIRNSIILVDRIEALRKQGMEAWDAVFEATVTRARPIVLTAAAASLALIPISRQVFWGPMAYALMGGIIVGTVITLIFVPAQYLIVFRIKRDPKQAE; this is encoded by the coding sequence ATGAGCGAACGTTTCAATCTGTCCGACTGGGCGCTAAAGCATAAATCCTTTGTCTGGTATCTGATGATCGTCAGCATGCTGGCCGGTCTGATGGCCTATGTCACCATCGGCCGCGAGGAAGATCCGGATTTCACCATCAAAACCATGGTGATAACCGCCGCCCTGCCCGGTGCCACGGTGCAGGAAACGCTGGATCAGGTCACCGACAGGATCGAAAAGAAACTGCTGGAAGTGGACGAGCTGGACTTTACCAAATCCGTCACATGGCCCGGTGTGTCGATCGTTTATGTGAACCTGCTGCCCACCACCCGTGGCCCGCAAATCCCGCCAATCTGGCAGGAAATCCGCAACATGATGGGCGATATCCGCGGTGAATTCCCACCCGAATTCGCCGGTTTCAAGTTTAACGACCGCTTTGGCGATGTTTACGGCAATATATACGCCTTTACCTCGGACGGGTTCACCCCGCGCGAGGTTCGCGACATGATCGAGGACATCCGCCGCGAAGTTCAGCAACTGGATGATGCCGGCGATGTGGTGATCTTTGGCGACCGCGAAGAAGCGATTTATCTGGATTTCTCGCCCGAAAAAATGGCGGCGCTGGGTGTGAACCAAGATCAGGTGCAGGCCACACTGGCCGCCCAGAACGCGATTGTGCCATCCGGCGTGATCGAGGCCGGACCCGAGCGGGTTCTGGTGCGGGTCAGCGGCAAATTCCTGAATGCCCAAAGCCTTGAGGATGTGAACCTGCGGGTCGGGGACCGGTTTTTCCGCCTGACCGATGTGGCCACGGTGCGGCGCGGCTATAAGGACCCCGCGACCGAATTGTTCCGTTTCAACGGAGAAGAGGCGATCGGCCTGGGTGTGGGCATGCGCAAAGGCGCCAATATTCTGGCATTCGGCGAACAGCTGGACGAAGTGATTGACCGCGCGGAATCAAACCTGCCAATCGGGGTTGAAATCCACAAGGTTTCGGACCAGCCCAAAATCGTGGACGAAGCGGTGGGCCATTTCACCCGTGCGCTGGCCGAAGCGGTGATCATCGTGATGGCGGTATCGGTTCTGGCCGTGGGCCTGCGGGCCGGTCTGGTGGTGGCGCTGGCTGTACCGCTGACGCTGGGCATTACCTTTGTGGTGCTGGAATACACCGGCTTTACCCTGCAACGGATTTCGCTGGGCGCGCTGATCATTGCGCTGGGGCTGCTGGTGGATGATGCGATGATTGCTGTGGAAACCATGATCTACCGGCTGGAAAAGGGCGACGGGCGGCATCAGGCTGCATCCTATGCCTGGCGCACGATTGCCTTTCCGATGCTGTCGGGCACCTTGATCACGGTTGCCGGTTTTATCCCGATCGGGCTGAACAATTCCAACGCCGGCGAATTCACCTTTTCGCTGTTCGTGGTGATCGCGGTTTCCCTGCTGGTTAGCTGGTTTGTGGCGGTTCTGTACAGCCCGCTACTGGGTGTGACATTCCTGCCCAAAAATCTGGGTCACAAACACAAAGGCCCCGGCATTGCCATGCGGATGTTCCAGACGGCCCTGCGCGGGGCGATGCGTGCGCGCTGGCTGGTTCTGGTGGTGATCCTCGCCGGTTTTGTCGCCTCGGTCTATAGTCTGCGCTTTGTCGAACAACAGTTTTTCCCCGACTCGGACCGCACGGAATTGCTGGTCAACATGACCTTGCCACAGAATGCCTCGATCGAGGAAACATCGGCACAGATGAAGGCGATGGAGGCCCACCTGAAGGATCACGACGGGGTGTCCTATTGGTCCACCTATGTCGGCCGTTCCGCCTTGCGGTTCCTGCTGACCAGCGAACCGGCCACACCTTCGGCCAACTTTGGCCAGATCGTAATCCAGACAACGGGGCTTGAGGCCCGCGACAAACTGCGTGACGAGCTGCGCAAGGTGGCAGCCGAGGAATTCCCCGGCACCGATGTTCTGGTGAAACTGCTGGCGATCGGCCCGCCGGTGGGCCGCCCCGTGCAATACCGCCTGTCCGGTCCCGACATCGCCAAGGTCAGGGATCTGGGGCGTGAACTGACCGCGATTGTCGCCAGTGATGACCGGCTGGAAAGCATCGCGATGGACTGGAACGCACCGGCCCGTGTGATCAAAGTGGACATCCTGCAGGACAAGGCGCGCCAACTGAACCTGACGGCCCGCGATATATCCATTGCACTGAATACGATATACAACGGCAAAGGCGTGACCAATTTGCGCGACCAGACCTATCTGATCGACATCATCGCCCGCGGCGACAGGAGCACATCCGAATCCATCGACACCCTGTTCAACCTGCAACTCAGCACAGCGGATGGCGGCACTATTCCCCTGTCCAGCGTGGCCGATTTCAGGTTTGAAACCGAACAGCCGGTGGTCATTCAGCGCAACCGGATGCCCACGGTGACAGTCGAGGCGGCATTGGCCACCAAGGACCAACCCGCGACCATCGTAAAAGCCCTGAAACAGCAGATCGAGGACTTCGACAGCGCCCTGCCCGCCGGATACCACGTCGAGACCGGTGGCTCGGTCGAGAAAAGTGCGGAATCACAGGGGCCGATTGCCGCTGTGGCGCCGATGATGATCCTGATCATCATCACGCTGGTGATGGTGCAGATGCAGAGCTTCCGGCTGGCCTTTATCGTGCTGTCGGTCGCCCCGCTGGGGCTGATCGGCGTGGTGATTGCGCTGATCACCGCCAAGGCCCCGATGGGGTTTGTCGCCATTCTGGGTATTCTGGCGCTTAGCGGTATTCTGATCCGCAACTCGATCATTCTGGTGGACCGGATCGAGGCCCTGCGCAAACAGGGCATGGAGGCCTGGGATGCGGTGTTCGAGGCCACAGTCACCCGCGCCCGCCCGATTGTGCTGACAGCCGCGGCGGCCAGTCTGGCCCTGATCCCGATTTCACGGCAGGTGTTCTGGGGGCCGATGGCCTATGCGCTGATGGGCGGGATCATTGTGGGCACGGTGATCACCCTGATCTTTGTGCCGGCGCAATATCTGATCGTGTTCCGCATCAAACGGGATCCGAAACAGGCAGAGTAG